One Nitrospirota bacterium DNA segment encodes these proteins:
- a CDS encoding type II toxin-antitoxin system PemK/MazF family toxin: MERISRGEIWIVEPASHPKPRPALIISINPVNDLCPDILLIPITTKPGPLRIQLSENSEKTGLMSESYAKCESLGPVHKSRLKRKIGRLSHSELKSVDEGVKKVLGIS, from the coding sequence ATGGAGCGAATAAGCCGAGGAGAAATTTGGATTGTTGAACCCGCTTCCCATCCTAAGCCGAGACCAGCATTAATTATCAGTATCAACCCGGTTAATGATTTATGCCCAGACATTCTCCTTATTCCAATTACCACCAAACCTGGGCCGCTTAGGATCCAACTCTCCGAAAATTCTGAGAAAACTGGCCTAATGTCCGAAAGCTACGCGAAGTGCGAATCGTTAGGACCTGTGCATAAATCACGATTAAAGAGAAAGATCGGTCGACTTTCTCATTCCGAATTGAAAAGCGTTGACGAGGGTGTAAAAAAGGTATTGGGGATATCGTAA